A stretch of the Lolium perenne isolate Kyuss_39 chromosome 3, Kyuss_2.0, whole genome shotgun sequence genome encodes the following:
- the LOC127319130 gene encoding arginine-specific demethylase JMJ20, producing the protein MDGGGAGSRVKVVGQVERVDGRSLTYPEFVDRFMKPNLPVVLTGLTSSSRSCEDWTLAGTDGRRRPNLDFFAQNFPSPLVQVADCSSREFTDHKRLEMSMQEFIDISVRNSSCSSNGDCEASLLYLKDWHFVKEYPDYVAYTTPTFFLDDWLNMYLDSHPMHRDPDIANHKNEINCADYRFVYMGAKGTWTPLHADVFRSYSWSANVCGRKLWLFLEPSQSHLIFDRNLRSPVYDINDDVSEKQFPDFNKAEWIECIQEQNEIIFVPSGWYHQVHNLEDTISINHNWFNAYNLHWVWNLLHEDYKVAKEYIEDIRDICDDFEGLCQRNLAANTGMNFYDFFIFITRFVLANVIELYHIREPEDAKFNSTETTHPFVYNLMQIRDVASKMISKEAFSTKNLCIISEENRSAMSDVTKILKDDSFRRLWMSLSEAYAYIGRGQRSFDQMRDLNQKGCLSVACLKSDCNVVDDITFLMLEIHGPGDLVRLIDAALRK; encoded by the exons AtggacggcggcggcgccggcagCAGAGTGAAGGTGGTCGGGCAGGTGGAGCGGGTGGACGGGCGGTCGCTGACCTACCCCGAGTTCGTCGACCGCTTCATGAAGCCTAACCTCCCCGTCGTCCTCACGGGCCTCACCTCCTCCTCGCGATCCTGTGAGGACTGGACGCTCGCCGGCACAGACGGTCGCCGCCGCCCCAACCTCGATTTCTTCGCGCAAAACTTCCCCTCCCCTCTTGTTCAG GTTGCTGATTGTTCCTCCAGAGAGTTCACGGACCATAAGCGGCTAGAGATGTCCATGCAGGAATTCATAGACATTTCGGTTAGGAATTCCTCTTGTTCAAGCAATGGTGACTGTGAAGCTTCCCTGCTTTACCTGAAGGATTGGCATTTTGTTAAG GAGTATCCTGATTATGTTGCATACACCACACCTACGTTCTTCCTCGATGATTGGCTCAACATGTATCTTGACAGTCATCCCATGCATAGAGATCCTGACATCgccaatcataaaaatgaaataaATTGTGCTGACTATCGATTTGTTTACATGGGAGCAAAAG GAACTTGGACTCCTCTTCATGCTGATGTTTTTAGGTCATACAGCTGGTCAGCAAATGTGTGTGGGAGAAAACTATGGCTCTTTCTTGAACCTTCACAAAGTCATCTGATCTTTGATAG GAACCTACGATCACCGGTTTATGACATAAATGATGATGTTTCTGAAAAGCAGTTTCCTGACTTCAATAAG GCTGAATGGATAGAGTGCATCCAAGAGCAGAATGAAATAATTTTTGTGCCCAGTGGGTGGTACCACCAAGTCCATAATCTG GAGGATACTATATCTATCAACCATAATTGGTTCAATGCCTACAACCTTCATTGGGTG TGGAACTTGCTTCACGAAGACTACAAAGTTGCAAAAGAGTATATTGAAGACATCCGTGATATATGTGATGATTTTGAGGGGCTTTGTCAACGCAACTTGGCAGCAAATACAG GCATGAACTTCTATGATTTCTTCATTTTTATAACACGGTTTGTTTTAGCCAATGTAATTGAGCTATACCATATTCGAGAGCCTGAGGATGCTAAATTCAATTCAACAGAAACCACTCACCCATTTGTGTATAACCTCATGCAAATTCGGGATGTTGCATCTAAGATGATATCTAAAGAGGCTTTCAGTACCAAGAATCTTTGTATCATCTCGGAAGAAAACCGGAGTGCTATGTCAGATGTTACAAAAATATTAAAAGATGATAGTTTCAGAAGGCTATGGATGTCACTGTCCGAGGCATATGCATACATTGGCAGGGGGCAAAGAAGTTTTGACCAAATGAGGGATTTAAATCAGAAAGGCTGTTTGTCAGTGGCCTGCTTGAAATCTGATTGTAATGTTGTTGATGACATTACTTTCTTGATGCTTGAAATTCATGGACCTGGGGACCTGGTGAGGCTAATTGATGCTGCTCTACGCAAGTAA